From Armatimonadota bacterium, a single genomic window includes:
- a CDS encoding ABC transporter ATP-binding protein produces MSDQEPESPSPPKYRTGFALLRRLMPELRPFRKLMILVWTLTILQSGFGFVPPLILGDIVNRLQRGENVNALMYLAFIVGFSLTAGFLGYALGVSTSLFGQRVLLTVRGKLYDHMQQLPLAYFEKNQTGKLVSNIINDASTVNGLITGNLNTMLSDLVQLTIVCVVLFSINWQLALMAWSIMPIYVFNFRRYLKPLQSTSEDIRRTRDVMYGDMQEKLSGVQVVKSFGQERWEARSFMGTTRDLMGLNLRQGALGGGLWTAADAMTGVGQGLVLLFGGYLCLKEEMGAGTLIMFLMYSIGYVYNPIVRFLVAIDPMARAEAALNRIFRTLDTPNKVDDKPGAPPMPPIMGRVQFDGLWFEYEPDQPVIRGLDLDVAPGEMIALVGFSGSGKTTLASLLLRNYDPQKGRIAVDGIDLRDVQLATYRRQVGVVPQESILFNTSVLENIRYGRVDATEEEVHAAAKAAMIHDAIVSLPDGYETKIGEDGIKLSVGEKQRVAIARALLADPKILILDEATSALDSQTEALLQEALDNLLAGRTSFVIAHRLSTIVKANRIVVLDRGEIKELGPHEKLLDHDGLYAALYRQQFAVALEAGAE; encoded by the coding sequence ATGTCCGACCAAGAGCCTGAGAGTCCAAGTCCGCCCAAATACCGCACCGGTTTCGCCCTGCTGCGAAGGCTGATGCCTGAGCTAAGGCCGTTTCGCAAGCTGATGATCCTGGTCTGGACGCTCACGATCCTTCAATCCGGGTTCGGCTTTGTGCCCCCGCTCATCTTGGGAGACATCGTCAACCGTCTCCAGCGAGGCGAAAACGTGAACGCGCTCATGTACCTTGCGTTCATCGTGGGGTTCTCGCTAACCGCCGGATTTCTCGGATACGCGCTTGGCGTTTCCACGAGCCTCTTCGGGCAGCGTGTGCTTCTCACGGTTCGCGGCAAGCTCTACGACCACATGCAGCAGCTTCCGTTGGCCTATTTCGAGAAAAACCAGACCGGCAAGCTGGTCAGCAACATCATCAACGACGCGAGCACGGTCAACGGCCTGATCACCGGCAACCTGAACACGATGCTGAGCGACCTGGTCCAGCTCACGATCGTGTGCGTGGTGCTGTTCTCGATCAACTGGCAGCTTGCGCTGATGGCCTGGTCCATCATGCCGATCTACGTCTTCAATTTCCGGCGCTATTTGAAGCCGCTACAGAGCACGAGCGAGGACATCCGGCGCACGCGCGACGTGATGTATGGCGACATGCAGGAAAAGCTCTCGGGCGTCCAGGTGGTCAAGAGCTTTGGGCAGGAGCGCTGGGAAGCCCGCAGCTTCATGGGCACGACCCGCGACCTGATGGGACTGAACCTGCGTCAGGGCGCCCTGGGCGGGGGCCTTTGGACCGCCGCCGACGCCATGACCGGTGTGGGCCAGGGCTTGGTGCTTCTGTTCGGCGGGTACTTGTGCCTGAAGGAAGAGATGGGCGCGGGGACGCTGATCATGTTCCTGATGTACTCGATCGGCTACGTGTACAACCCTATCGTGCGGTTCCTGGTGGCGATCGACCCGATGGCACGCGCCGAGGCCGCTTTGAACCGAATCTTCCGAACCTTGGACACCCCCAACAAGGTGGACGACAAGCCGGGCGCGCCGCCGATGCCGCCGATCATGGGCCGCGTGCAATTCGACGGGCTATGGTTTGAGTATGAGCCAGACCAGCCCGTCATTCGGGGGTTGGACCTGGACGTGGCCCCGGGAGAGATGATCGCTCTCGTGGGCTTTTCTGGAAGTGGCAAGACCACTCTCGCCAGCCTGCTTTTGCGCAACTACGACCCCCAAAAGGGCAGGATCGCCGTGGACGGGATCGACCTCCGGGACGTGCAACTGGCCACCTACCGAAGGCAGGTGGGCGTCGTGCCGCAAGAGAGCATCCTCTTCAACACCAGCGTGCTCGAGAACATTCGCTATGGGCGAGTCGACGCAACGGAGGAGGAGGTCCACGCGGCCGCCAAGGCGGCCATGATCCACGATGCCATCGTGAGTCTTCCCGACGGCTATGAAACCAAGATCGGCGAGGACGGCATCAAGCTCTCCGTGGGCGAGAAGCAGCGGGTCGCCATTGCCAGGGCCCTGCTCGCCGATCCGAAAATCCTCATCCTCGACGAGGCCACAAGCGCGCTCGATTCGCAGACCGAGGCCCTGCTCCAAGAGGCCCTCGACAACCTGCTCGCAGGGCGGACGAGCTTCGTCATCGCGCACCGATTGAGCACGATCGTCAAGGCCAACCGCATCGTGGTTCTGGATCGGGGAGAGATCAAAGAGCTGGGTCCCCACGAGAAGCTGCTCGACCACGACGGCCTCTACGCAGCGCTCTACCGGCAACAGTTTGCGGTTGCGCTGGAAGCCGGCGCGGAGTAG
- a CDS encoding transcriptional regulator, which produces MAEAFAATVRFERQRMKMSLREFSELIGVSVASIKRWEAGTAKPAEALREAVFDTLAAGERFQPPAHGVHPGWWLRLARHTRRVSIRSAGELCDVSPSAWQRFESGQTRIGFQQARKLVLTLGDEVVEPIQPLSRDFLDRAEAESFHQTHRWGSAIMTSLLRHGGSAAHEGESAENTCRALVILARTLMQIGDHDLCGQAYFAAYSLGKESGIDPETLSRWQLSSVWTGFPVIKTPRFASARLSWLEKKLSAMAPGERADYGIMRAMFLDWAGYPSLAKEMLERPHDSPDYEVLARLMIAWLEAKYGDRAAAIREAEPFFGADAANLAFLARKVAFEASFQSQDFLSASGHMSALEGLRDLHGYWSPDLASRRKKVIERLGE; this is translated from the coding sequence ATGGCCGAGGCCTTTGCAGCGACCGTCCGGTTCGAGCGCCAGCGCATGAAAATGTCGCTGCGCGAGTTCTCGGAGTTGATCGGGGTATCGGTCGCTTCGATCAAACGCTGGGAGGCCGGCACCGCCAAACCGGCCGAGGCCCTGCGCGAGGCCGTCTTCGACACGCTGGCCGCGGGAGAACGGTTCCAGCCGCCGGCCCATGGAGTGCACCCCGGCTGGTGGCTCCGGCTCGCGCGCCACACCCGCCGCGTTTCCATCCGCAGCGCGGGAGAGCTCTGCGACGTGTCGCCTTCGGCATGGCAGCGGTTCGAATCGGGCCAGACGCGGATCGGGTTCCAGCAGGCGAGGAAGCTAGTGTTGACGCTCGGCGACGAGGTCGTCGAGCCGATCCAGCCGCTCTCAAGGGATTTTTTGGACCGCGCGGAGGCTGAGTCGTTCCATCAGACCCACCGGTGGGGCTCGGCGATCATGACCTCGCTGCTCAGGCATGGCGGCAGCGCGGCGCACGAAGGCGAGAGCGCCGAGAACACCTGCCGGGCGCTGGTGATCCTCGCGCGGACCCTCATGCAGATCGGAGACCACGACCTCTGCGGCCAGGCCTATTTCGCCGCGTACTCCCTGGGCAAGGAGTCTGGGATTGACCCGGAGACGCTGTCGCGGTGGCAGCTTTCGTCGGTCTGGACCGGGTTTCCGGTCATCAAGACGCCCCGATTTGCCTCGGCGCGGCTCTCCTGGCTGGAGAAGAAGCTTTCGGCGATGGCGCCGGGGGAGCGGGCGGACTACGGCATCATGCGCGCGATGTTCCTGGATTGGGCCGGTTACCCGAGCCTGGCCAAGGAGATGCTGGAGCGGCCGCACGATTCGCCGGACTACGAGGTGCTCGCGCGGCTGATGATCGCCTGGCTCGAGGCCAAATATGGCGACCGGGCGGCGGCGATCCGGGAAGCTGAGCCTTTCTTCGGGGCGGACGCTGCGAACCTGGCGTTCCTGGCGCGCAAGGTGGCGTTTGAGGCGAGCTTCCAGAGCCAGGATTTCCTGAGCGCCTCCGGCCATATGTCTGCGCTGGAAGGCCTCAGGGACCTCCACGGCTACTGGTCGCCCGACCTTGCGTCACGTCGCAAAAAGGTGATTGAACGCCTTGGCGAATGA
- a CDS encoding DUF4037 domain-containing protein, producing the protein MIPHHARAIQRLKEAFEPDPDVLAIIVGGSVAKGWAREDSDVDYIAVVSDGTFESKLAEGRLMTYRTDLTDYEGGYTDGKIVPLSFLHKVAASGSEPARSAFLGAIVLFDRTGEVSPLIEQILQYPEAGVEERIRRFHSQMMIWRWFVGEAVKRGDPYLMARATSELALFAMRMVIAENRRLYPYHKWAMRMVEECRDKPEGILEKLRAMLDERTEEAAQGVVDAMHAWRPMAVDYGEHCHHFLEDSEWNWMEGVAPIGDR; encoded by the coding sequence ATGATCCCCCACCACGCGCGCGCCATTCAGCGACTCAAGGAGGCCTTTGAGCCCGATCCCGACGTGCTGGCGATCATCGTGGGCGGGTCGGTGGCCAAGGGCTGGGCGCGGGAGGATTCCGATGTGGACTACATCGCGGTGGTCTCGGATGGCACTTTCGAAAGCAAGCTCGCAGAAGGGCGGCTGATGACTTACCGAACGGACCTCACCGACTATGAGGGCGGCTACACGGATGGCAAGATCGTTCCGCTGAGCTTTCTACACAAAGTGGCAGCCAGCGGCAGCGAACCGGCTCGTTCGGCGTTCCTGGGGGCCATCGTCCTGTTCGACCGGACAGGCGAAGTCTCGCCGCTGATCGAGCAGATCCTCCAATATCCTGAGGCAGGCGTCGAGGAGCGCATCCGCCGCTTTCACTCCCAAATGATGATCTGGCGGTGGTTCGTCGGGGAGGCTGTCAAGCGGGGCGACCCCTATCTGATGGCGCGAGCAACCTCGGAGCTGGCACTCTTTGCGATGCGGATGGTGATCGCTGAGAACCGGCGGCTCTATCCCTATCACAAGTGGGCCATGCGAATGGTGGAGGAATGCCGTGACAAGCCTGAAGGGATCCTGGAGAAGCTTCGAGCGATGCTTGACGAACGGACGGAGGAGGCGGCGCAAGGGGTTGTGGACGCGATGCACGCGTGGCGTCCAATGGCGGTGGACTACGGCGAGCACTGCCACCACTTCCTGGAAGACAGCGAGTGGAACTGGATGGAAGGGGTGGCTCCGATCGGGGATCGGTGA